The following is a genomic window from Verrucomicrobiota bacterium.
GTCCCCAGCGAGCCGAGTCGGACGTGTTCCACGCATGTCGAGCGGCTCGCCGGGACGGACTCGCCCTACCAGCGACGGGTTCATGGGCTGCGAGCCTGGGTCTGAAACCAAGGGAACTTCCCATGAATCAGACGGTAGGGCGAGCCTGTCCCCAGCGAGCCGAGTCGGACGTGTTCCACGCATGTCGAGCGGCTCGCCGGGACGGACTCGTGCTACCCGATTTCGTATTGGAGGCATCCTGGTCAGATCCGTTTGCTTTCTCTGGCTCATCCTGGCTTTCGATTCATCTCACGCTGCCGATCCCCAGGCACGGTGGAAGCCGCTTTTCAACGGGAAGGACCTGTTCGGTTGGGACACCTTTCTCGCCCCGGCGCCGGGCAGCAAGACGCCGCTCGGATGGAACAACGATCCGCGGCGCGTGTTTACCGTGGTTGAGACGGATGGCGCCCCGGCCATTCGCGTTTCGGGCGAAATCTATGGCTCGATCACGACCCGCGAACCATTCACGAACTTTCATGCCCGCGTCGAATTCAAATGGGGCGAAAAACGCTGGCCGCCGCGCGCGAACGTCGGCCGCGACAGCGGCATTCTCTATTGCTGCGTCAACGAACCGAATCCCCACACCGGCTGGATGACTTCCGTGGAGTGCAACATCATGGAAAAAGGCATCGGCCAATGGTGGAGCGTCAACGGCGCGATCATCGACGTGGAAGGCCTGCACGTCGGCAAGGAGATGGAACCGTCCATTCCCTACAAGAAGGAAGGCGCCGGGGAAAAGATCATCGTGTACAGGCGTGGCGCGCCGCGGCTCGTGGCCGACCCAAGCTACGGGGTGACGCCGGCCATCGACGACGAGAAACCGTTCGGCCAATGGAACACGGCCGAAGTCATTTTTTGGGCGGGCCAATGCATTCACCTGCTGAATGGCCGGGTGAATCTGGTGGCGACGAATCCGCGCTACACGGAATCGGGCCGCGTGATCCCTCTCCTTTCGGGAAAACTCCAGCTCCAATCCGAGGCGGCCGAGTGTTATTATCGCAAAGTGGAGATCCGTTCCCTGGCGGAGATCCCGGCGGAGTTTCTCGAACTGATTCCCAACGCTCAAGACGGCGAAGCTGGATTCAAACCGCTTTTGGGACGGAACGCCACCGACGGCTGGGCGCAATGTGGCCCCGGCCATTTCACCGTGCAGAATGGCGTCGCCACCGGGCACGGCGGCATGGGGCTTTGGTGGCACACAAACCAGACTTACACGAATTTCGTTCTGCGCGGAGAATTCTTGCAGGAACAGCCGAGCGCGGACTCCGGAGTTTACGTGCGTTTTCCGAATCCAGGCCCTGATCCTTGGATTGCCGTCCGGCAAGGACACGAAATGGAGATTGGCGATCCCAATCCGGAAAAACCCACCTGGCGCACGGGATCGATCTACCCGTTTAAGGCCTCTGCGACCGCCAACGCCAAACCGATTGGCCAATGGAACGAATACGAAATTGTCTGCATCGGCCACGATTACTCGGTTCGCATGAATGGCCGATTGGTGACGACCTGGAGCGATCCAGCCCAACGCTCGCGCGCCGGGTACATCGGCTTGCAGAACTACGACGACGGCAAAATCGTCCGGCACCGGAATCTGCGGATTAAGGAGCTGCCATGAACTCGGTAAGGACGCGTTCCACCGCGTCCCTGGAAACGTCTTTTCGATCTCTGAGTAAAGTCAGGGACGGAGTGGAATCCGTCCCTACCCGGTTCATGGGGAGCTTCCACGACCTGCGAGCCGTGTGCATGGCCCTTAAACCCGTCGCCGGTAGGACGGTGCTGCTGCGCCGCCGCAGCGACAGAAGACCGGCTGAGCGGCAGCGCAGCCCTGCCAGGCTCATGGCGCCCAGATTGAGCTTTGGCCTGTGAAGACTCCTCCTCTCCGCCTCGGCGTCATTGGCTGCGGCAACGTGCTCAGCGCTTACCGCGCCGCCATCGACAAGCTGCGGTTGCGTGGCGCAGTCGAGGTCGCGGTTGCCTGTGGCCGCGCGATGCAACGCGACTCCGCCTGTCTCGATCTCAAGACGAATCATTTCACGACCGAGGCGGCTGAAGTCATCACCTCGAGCGAAGTCGATCTGGTTTTGATCCTGACTTCGATGAACGAGCATGCGGCTTTGGCTCGCGCTGCGCTGGAGGCCGGCAAACATGTGCTGGTTGAAAAGCCGCTCGCGACCACGCTGCAGGACGCGGCTGAACTTGTGCATTTGGCCAGGCGCAGCCGAGGTTTTCTGGTCTGCGCCCCCTTCACGATTCTCAGTCCGACATTTCAAACCCTGTCGCGCCGCATTCAACGCGGCGACATCGGAAGGATTTGCTCGGCCCGCGCGCGCTACGGCTGGTCTGGCCCGTGGTGGAGCGAATGGTTTTATCGACGGGGTGGGGGTTGCCTGTTCGATCTCGGCGTCTATTGCCTCACCAGTTTGACCGGCTTGATCAGCCCGGCCAAACGCGTCATGGCCATGACCGGCGTGGCGATTCCTGAGCGCGAAATCAACGGCCGGAAGATTCGCGTCGAAGCGGAGGACAACGCGCAAGTGCTGCTCGATTTCGGTGACGGCGCGTTGGCCGTGGTCACGACGGGTTTCACGCTCCAACAGTATCGCACGCCCGCCCTTGAAGTTTACGGAAGCACCGGGACGATCCAAATGCTCGGCGACGATTGGGATCCGGATGGCTACGAGTTGTGGCAAAACTCGGCCGGCGCGTGGCAGGTGTTCAAGGAGACCGATCCGGATTGGCCCTGGACGGACGGGTTGCGGCACTTAGTCGAGTGCATCCAAAGTGGCACGCGCCCGCTTGTGACGCCGGAGCACGCCAGGCACGTCCTGGAAATCATGATCAAGGCGCAGGAATCCGGACGGGACGGCAAAGCGGTCGCTATTGAAAGCACCTTCACGCGACCAGCATTTGGCGAAAAGGAGAACGCGGAACCTGCGCATCTCATGCACGACCGGACAAGGGAACACTGACCAGAAATGACGAAGACCGAAATCCGAATGACGAAAGAAGCCCGAATGCCGAATTCCCAATCCACTCGATGCCTAAATTCGCTCGGCATTCGAGCTTCGTCATTCATTCGACATTCGACATTCGACACTCGACACGGTTGGACGCCCTGGCACAGAGCGAAAGGAGATCGCTGATGATGCCTCTTTGGTTCCTCTGGTCCCTGCTCGCGCTGGTTTCCTGGGGAATCTGGGCGCTGCTCTCCAAGCTTATTGGCGATGCGCTTTCCGCCGGGCTCAGCCAGGCGCTCTCGACGATTGGCATGCTGCCCGTGCTTGCAGCTCTGGCATTTGCCCGAAAGGCGGCCAACTTGCCAACCGATCGCGCCCGTCCCCCTCACCCCAGGGGAGAGGGTCAGGGTGAGGGGGACGGCGGTGTCAACCTTGCCACGACCCTAACGATGGCTGGAGTGCGCGTGCGTCGCGGGGTGGCGATTGCTGTGGTGGCCGGCATCTTGTCCTGTCTCGGCAACGTCGCGTATTACCACGCGCTGAATCTGGGCGGCAAAGCGGCGACCGTCATTCCGCTGACCGCGCTCTATCCGCTGGTCACGATTGGGCTGGCGCTGCTGTTATTGAGAGAACGATTGAATCGCGCGCAGCTCGCCGGGGTTCTCCTTTCCCTGGTTGCGATCTACCTGTTCAACGTCCAGAACGACGGCGGGTTCCTCTCTGGTTGGCTGGCGTTTGCGCTGTTGCCGATTGCGCTCTGGGGCGTGGCGGGGTTTCTGCAGAAACTCTCCACCAACCATCTCTCTGGCGAGGCGTCCACGTTTTGGTTTCTGTCGGCCTTTGTTCCCGTCGCGATCCTTATCCTGCTTGCGCAGCCGTGGCCGGAACGCATTGCGGCGCGAACGTGGCTTCTGGCCGGGGCGTTGGGTCTATTTTTCGGGTTGGGCAATTACGCGTTGCTGGCCGCCTTTGCGCGCCAGGGCAAAGCGTCCATCATCACGCCGCTCACGGCCTTGTATCCGGTGGTGAGCGTGCCCATCGCGGTGTTTTTCCTCGGCGAGAACGTCGGCGCGCGCGAATGGGCCGGG
Proteins encoded in this region:
- a CDS encoding DUF1080 domain-containing protein; the encoded protein is SPASRVGRVPRMSSGSPGRTRPTSDGFMGCEPGSETKGTSHESDGRASLSPASRVGRVPRMSSGSPGRTRATRFRIGGILVRSVCFLWLILAFDSSHAADPQARWKPLFNGKDLFGWDTFLAPAPGSKTPLGWNNDPRRVFTVVETDGAPAIRVSGEIYGSITTREPFTNFHARVEFKWGEKRWPPRANVGRDSGILYCCVNEPNPHTGWMTSVECNIMEKGIGQWWSVNGAIIDVEGLHVGKEMEPSIPYKKEGAGEKIIVYRRGAPRLVADPSYGVTPAIDDEKPFGQWNTAEVIFWAGQCIHLLNGRVNLVATNPRYTESGRVIPLLSGKLQLQSEAAECYYRKVEIRSLAEIPAEFLELIPNAQDGEAGFKPLLGRNATDGWAQCGPGHFTVQNGVATGHGGMGLWWHTNQTYTNFVLRGEFLQEQPSADSGVYVRFPNPGPDPWIAVRQGHEMEIGDPNPEKPTWRTGSIYPFKASATANAKPIGQWNEYEIVCIGHDYSVRMNGRLVTTWSDPAQRSRAGYIGLQNYDDGKIVRHRNLRIKELP
- a CDS encoding Gfo/Idh/MocA family oxidoreductase, translating into MELWPVKTPPLRLGVIGCGNVLSAYRAAIDKLRLRGAVEVAVACGRAMQRDSACLDLKTNHFTTEAAEVITSSEVDLVLILTSMNEHAALARAALEAGKHVLVEKPLATTLQDAAELVHLARRSRGFLVCAPFTILSPTFQTLSRRIQRGDIGRICSARARYGWSGPWWSEWFYRRGGGCLFDLGVYCLTSLTGLISPAKRVMAMTGVAIPEREINGRKIRVEAEDNAQVLLDFGDGALAVVTTGFTLQQYRTPALEVYGSTGTIQMLGDDWDPDGYELWQNSAGAWQVFKETDPDWPWTDGLRHLVECIQSGTRPLVTPEHARHVLEIMIKAQESGRDGKAVAIESTFTRPAFGEKENAEPAHLMHDRTREH
- a CDS encoding DMT family transporter codes for the protein MPKFARHSSFVIHSTFDIRHSTRLDALAQSERRSLMMPLWFLWSLLALVSWGIWALLSKLIGDALSAGLSQALSTIGMLPVLAALAFARKAANLPTDRARPPHPRGEGQGEGDGGVNLATTLTMAGVRVRRGVAIAVVAGILSCLGNVAYYHALNLGGKAATVIPLTALYPLVTIGLALLLLRERLNRAQLAGVLLSLVAIYLFNVQNDGGFLSGWLAFALLPIALWGVAGFLQKLSTNHLSGEASTFWFLSAFVPVAILILLAQPWPERIAARTWLLAGALGLFFGLGNYALLAAFARQGKASIITPLTALYPVVSVPIAVFFLGENVGAREWAGISLALVSVVALSYEKRNSAK